A portion of the Cytophagales bacterium genome contains these proteins:
- a CDS encoding acyl-CoA dehydrogenase, which translates to MTTNPFTEEHELLRQSIRKFIEKEIIPNVEEWEKNNICSKDVFKKMGEHGFFGVTFPEKYEGSGMNFWSAVVITDELAQANIGGLAMSLYAHTYLPLPLINVIGTEEQKENYLVPALKGEKIAALGITEPGAGSDVGGITTTAKDMGDHYLVNGSKTFITNGTMADFVVLVVRTDEKNLSLLIFDTNTEGFSATPIRNKLGMHTSDTAQLFFENCKVPKSALIGKEGYGFYYIMNNFQEERLLAAVTSTFIADWAFKKAKQYTVERKAFGRLISDFQVIRHKLAQMAVTVEACRSISYRAVAEFIEKGNKAEKIITMAKAFTSEECMKVINDALQLHGGVGYTEDYGIARAWRDARLISIGAGTTQIMHEILGKIILDEVEHKDQLRQFANVE; encoded by the coding sequence TAAAGATGTTTTCAAAAAAATGGGTGAGCATGGATTTTTTGGTGTGACATTCCCTGAAAAGTACGAGGGCAGCGGCATGAATTTCTGGTCTGCCGTGGTAATTACTGACGAATTGGCGCAGGCAAATATTGGCGGTCTGGCAATGTCGTTATATGCTCATACCTATTTGCCTCTTCCTTTAATAAATGTAATCGGTACAGAGGAGCAAAAGGAAAATTACCTTGTACCCGCTTTAAAAGGTGAAAAAATAGCTGCTTTGGGCATTACAGAACCCGGAGCCGGTTCGGATGTGGGGGGAATTACCACAACAGCCAAAGATATGGGCGACCATTACCTGGTCAACGGGTCAAAAACGTTCATCACCAATGGTACAATGGCTGACTTTGTTGTTTTGGTAGTGCGTACTGATGAGAAAAATTTGTCGCTCTTAATATTTGATACAAACACAGAAGGATTTTCTGCCACACCGATCCGTAATAAGCTCGGCATGCACACCTCAGACACTGCGCAATTATTTTTTGAAAATTGCAAGGTACCTAAGTCAGCATTGATAGGAAAAGAAGGGTACGGATTTTATTACATCATGAATAATTTCCAGGAAGAAAGGCTGCTTGCTGCCGTAACAAGCACTTTTATTGCTGATTGGGCATTTAAAAAAGCAAAGCAGTACACGGTGGAGCGCAAGGCTTTTGGCAGGCTGATAAGTGATTTTCAGGTGATAAGGCATAAATTAGCGCAAATGGCTGTGACGGTTGAAGCTTGCCGCTCAATCTCTTATCGTGCGGTTGCTGAGTTTATTGAAAAGGGCAATAAGGCCGAAAAGATCATCACAATGGCTAAAGCCTTTACCTCCGAAGAATGTATGAAAGTGATCAATGACGCTTTGCAATTGCACGGAGGCGTTGGTTATACTGAAGATTACGGCATAGCAAGGGCATGGAGGGACGCCCGCCTCATATCAATCGGTGCCGGCACAACCCAGATCATGCACGAGATCCTGGGTAAAATAATTTTAGACGAAGTGGAGCATAAAGATCAATTAAGACAATTTGCGAATGTCGAATGA